One window of Medicago truncatula cultivar Jemalong A17 chromosome 2, MtrunA17r5.0-ANR, whole genome shotgun sequence genomic DNA carries:
- the LOC11438865 gene encoding putative F-box/LRR-repeat protein 23 yields MESLSSSSSSVTSSPNSKQVTDSGERNWVDLPRDSVLSIFRKLDSIDILIRPYNLPQLEELDISLSNLTHHSFEAIGRSCPRLKTFKFNIQAYKYPRVEDDDDAFAIAQTMPGLRHLQLFGNKMTNDGLLAILDGCLHLESLDIRQCFNINFNLVASVGKRFIEQVKYLRLPYDATDDYPFQAAFDYASLAEDPDWFVYQDFLSDDDYEYYEVL; encoded by the exons atggaATCcttatcatcttcttcttcttccgtAACCTCCTCGCCGAATTCAAAACAAGTAACCGATTCTGGAGAACGAAACTGGGTAGATCTTCCACGAGATTCAGTGTTATCCATTTTCCGGAAGCTTGACTCAATCGATATTCTCATTCGCCCTTACAAT CTTCCTCAATTAGAGGAACTTGATATATCACTCAGCAACCTAACTCATCATTCTTTTGAAGCCATTGGCCGAAGTTGCCCTCGATTGAAAACCTTTAAATTTAACATTCAAGCATACAAATATCCACgcgttgaagatgatgatgatgcattTGCTATTGCGCAAACCATGCCTGGATTACGCCATCTCCAGCTTTTTGGAAACAAGATGACTAATGATGGTTTGCTTGCTATTCTTGATGGCTGTCTTCACCTTGAATCTCTCGACATACGCCAATGTTTcaacattaattttaatttggtaGCAAGTGTGGGGAAGAGATTTATAGAACAAGTCAAGTATTTACGGCTTCCATATGATGCCACTGATGATTATCCATTTCAAGCGGCATTTGATTATGCTTCACTCGCTGAAGACCCAGATTGGTTTGTGTACCAAGATTTTTTGTCTGACGATGATTATGAGTATTATGAGGTATTATGA